The following coding sequences lie in one Aquabacterium olei genomic window:
- the rpsT gene encoding 30S ribosomal protein S20 produces MASASKAKKTVRIASGRKRVRQDVKLNAANSALRSKFRTAIKGVLKAVQAGDKAKASDAFKIAQSVIDSIADKGIFHKNKAARHKSRLSAKIKALAA; encoded by the coding sequence ATGGCATCTGCATCCAAAGCCAAGAAGACCGTCCGCATCGCCTCGGGCCGCAAGCGCGTCCGTCAGGACGTCAAGCTGAACGCCGCCAACTCGGCCCTGCGTTCGAAGTTCCGCACCGCCATCAAGGGCGTGCTGAAGGCCGTTCAGGCCGGCGACAAGGCCAAGGCCTCCGACGCCTTCAAGATCGCTCAGAGCGTGATCGACTCGATCGCCGACAAGGGCATCTTCCACAAGAACAAGGCCGCTCGCCACAAGAGCCGCCTGTCGGCCAAGATCAAGGCCCTGGCTGCCTGA
- a CDS encoding aspartate aminotransferase family protein yields MNAPVSMPHVMPTYGRLPVALSHGEGARVWDTEGRRYLDALSGIAVNTLGHKHPRLVAALQDQVEKMIHCCNYYQVPLQEELASMLVERSGLTNVFFCNSGLEANEAALKIARKYGHDKGIDRAEVVVYEKAFHGRSIATLSATGNPKVHAGFEPLVEGFVRVPLNDIAALEEVARTRPNVTAVFLEVIQGEGGINPARAEYLQAVRALCDKQGWLLMLDEVQCGIGRTGKWFAHQWSGIQPDVMPLAKGLGSGVPIGAVVCGPKAANVLKPGNHGTTFGGNPLAMRAGVETLKTMEADGLMANAAAVGAHLMTALKRELGDLPGVKDIRGQGLMIGIELDRPCGVILSRALEAGLLLSVTADTVVRLLPPLIFTTAEADECVAILAPIVRTFLSETQA; encoded by the coding sequence ATGAACGCCCCTGTGTCGATGCCCCACGTGATGCCCACCTATGGCCGGCTGCCGGTTGCCCTGTCGCACGGCGAAGGCGCCCGCGTCTGGGACACCGAGGGCCGACGCTATCTGGACGCGCTCTCGGGCATCGCCGTGAACACGCTGGGCCACAAGCATCCGCGCCTGGTGGCCGCGTTGCAGGATCAGGTCGAGAAGATGATCCACTGCTGCAACTACTACCAGGTGCCGCTGCAGGAAGAGCTGGCCAGCATGCTGGTCGAGCGCTCGGGCCTGACCAACGTGTTCTTCTGCAATTCGGGCCTGGAGGCCAACGAGGCCGCCCTGAAGATCGCGCGCAAGTACGGCCACGACAAGGGCATCGACCGCGCCGAGGTGGTGGTGTACGAGAAGGCCTTCCACGGCCGCTCGATCGCCACGCTGTCGGCCACGGGCAACCCCAAGGTGCACGCCGGCTTCGAGCCGCTGGTCGAAGGTTTTGTGCGCGTGCCGCTCAATGACATCGCCGCGCTGGAAGAAGTGGCCCGCACGCGCCCGAACGTGACGGCGGTGTTCCTGGAGGTGATCCAGGGCGAAGGCGGCATCAACCCCGCGCGTGCCGAATACCTGCAGGCCGTGCGCGCCCTGTGCGACAAGCAGGGCTGGCTGCTGATGCTGGACGAAGTGCAGTGCGGCATCGGTCGCACCGGCAAGTGGTTTGCGCATCAGTGGTCCGGCATCCAGCCTGACGTGATGCCGCTGGCCAAGGGCCTGGGCTCGGGTGTGCCGATCGGCGCGGTGGTGTGCGGCCCGAAGGCGGCCAACGTGCTCAAGCCGGGCAACCATGGCACCACCTTCGGCGGCAATCCGCTGGCCATGCGCGCCGGGGTCGAAACGCTCAAGACGATGGAAGCCGACGGCCTGATGGCCAACGCTGCCGCCGTCGGTGCCCACCTGATGACCGCCCTGAAGCGCGAGCTGGGCGACCTGCCCGGTGTGAAGGACATTCGTGGCCAGGGCCTGATGATCGGGATCGAACTGGACCGCCCCTGCGGCGTCATCCTGAGCCGCGCGCTGGAAGCCGGCCTGCTGCTGAGCGTGACGGCCGACACCGTGGTGCGCCTGCTGCCGCCGCTGATCTTCACCACCGCCGAGGCCGACGAGTGCGTGGCCATCCTGGCCCCCATCGTCCGCACCTTCCTGTCGGAAACCCAAGCGTGA
- a CDS encoding DUF3579 domain-containing protein: MSSPSKPTATQKPREIFIQGVTSDGRTFRPSDWAERLAGAMSCFRPGARNMGPGAHIGYSPYCVPTSMGKVKCVVVNEALRELEPMAWDFVMNFARDNDLQVVEACLLPDAPRA; this comes from the coding sequence GTGTCGTCGCCCTCGAAGCCCACAGCCACCCAGAAACCGCGTGAAATCTTCATTCAGGGCGTGACCAGCGACGGGCGGACCTTCCGGCCAAGCGACTGGGCCGAGCGACTGGCCGGTGCCATGTCATGCTTCCGGCCCGGCGCGCGCAACATGGGCCCCGGTGCCCACATCGGCTACTCCCCCTACTGCGTGCCCACCTCGATGGGCAAGGTCAAGTGCGTCGTCGTCAACGAGGCCTTGCGCGAGCTGGAGCCCATGGCCTGGGACTTCGTCATGAACTTCGCCCGCGACAACGACCTGCAGGTGGTCGAGGCCTGTCTGCTGCCTGATGCACCGCGCGCCTGA
- a CDS encoding RNA polymerase sigma factor FliA, whose product MYTAKGRLDLDSMLRQYSPLVRRLAHQMIAKLPANVEIDDLIQVGMIGLTDALNRFDAGQGVQFETFATQRIRGAMLDELRGADWLSRGTRKQQRDIESAVHRLEQRLGRAPQESEIAKEMGMDLGDYQEMLGKVRGTQLIYLEDMSGEDGDNDYLDRHVADEGNDPLSLLQDHRMRHALVEAIKLLPEREQYVMSMYYEQDMNLKEIAAVLGVTESRVCQLHSQSIARLRVKLREW is encoded by the coding sequence ATGTACACCGCCAAAGGACGACTCGACCTCGACTCGATGCTCCGTCAGTACAGCCCGCTCGTGCGTCGTCTGGCGCATCAGATGATTGCCAAGCTGCCCGCCAACGTCGAGATCGACGACCTGATCCAGGTGGGCATGATCGGCCTGACCGATGCCCTCAACCGCTTCGATGCCGGGCAGGGCGTGCAGTTCGAGACCTTTGCCACCCAGCGTATCCGCGGTGCCATGCTCGACGAGTTGCGCGGCGCCGACTGGCTCAGCCGAGGCACCCGCAAGCAGCAACGCGACATCGAGTCCGCCGTCCACCGGCTGGAGCAGCGCCTGGGCCGCGCGCCGCAGGAAAGCGAGATCGCCAAGGAAATGGGCATGGACCTGGGCGACTACCAGGAGATGCTCGGCAAGGTCCGCGGCACGCAGCTCATCTACCTCGAGGACATGAGCGGCGAGGACGGCGACAACGACTACCTGGACCGCCACGTGGCCGACGAGGGCAATGACCCGCTGAGTCTGCTGCAGGATCACCGGATGCGCCACGCCCTGGTCGAGGCCATCAAGCTCCTGCCCGAGCGCGAGCAGTACGTCATGAGCATGTACTACGAGCAGGACATGAACCTGAAGGAAATCGCCGCGGTGCTGGGCGTGACCGAATCACGGGTTTGCCAACTGCACAGTCAGTCGATCGCGCGGTTGAGGGTCAAATTGCGCGAGTGGTAA
- a CDS encoding methyl-accepting chemotaxis protein, with the protein MLMSFRRKPVASVEPASVEPTQGPGSEVHALAQTLQQDTSGLGREAAELRGTLEDTAAVARRQSETLTHLLRQLQDIVRSQDQISVETHGSQGAMQQARESVAHVGREVAGVVDTLHQVSDAARQITQVALQTRLVAFNASVEAKRAGEAGAGFSVVADAVKDLSTQVESISKAIMSTVSQLDQRIQSLASDLSDSAAADARTSDGRVRFHHALQAVEQGVQRINGAADASRSLSSGITEQVGVMEGEVRQTRDVLDVAVRRSESVLGVSERLMDHLASCGVRTADSPYIDLAQQTAARISQALEAAVAAGRVTLADLFDEAYKPVAGSAPAQHLTRFNRLTDELFPEVQEPVLNTLPGVVFCIAADRNGYISTHNRAYCHPQRPGDVAWNTAHSRWRRVFNDRTGLASARNQRPFLLQTYRRDMGGGQFVLLKEAAAPIVVQGRHWGGLRLAYRF; encoded by the coding sequence ATGCTGATGTCCTTCCGTCGCAAGCCCGTTGCCTCCGTCGAGCCTGCGTCTGTCGAGCCGACTCAAGGGCCTGGCAGTGAGGTTCATGCTCTTGCCCAGACGCTGCAGCAAGACACCAGCGGCCTCGGTCGCGAAGCCGCCGAGTTGCGCGGCACACTCGAAGACACGGCCGCTGTTGCGCGCCGTCAGTCCGAAACCCTGACACACCTGCTGCGGCAGTTGCAGGACATCGTCCGCTCGCAGGACCAGATCAGCGTCGAGACGCACGGCAGCCAGGGCGCGATGCAGCAGGCACGCGAGAGCGTGGCCCACGTCGGTCGCGAGGTGGCCGGTGTGGTCGACACCCTGCATCAGGTTTCCGATGCGGCCCGGCAGATCACCCAGGTGGCCCTGCAGACCCGACTGGTGGCCTTCAATGCCTCCGTCGAGGCCAAGCGCGCGGGCGAGGCCGGGGCCGGCTTCTCGGTCGTGGCCGATGCCGTCAAGGACCTCTCCACGCAGGTCGAATCCATCTCGAAGGCCATCATGAGCACGGTGTCGCAACTGGATCAGCGCATCCAGTCGCTGGCCAGCGACCTGAGTGACTCGGCCGCAGCCGATGCCCGCACCAGCGATGGCCGCGTGCGCTTCCACCACGCGCTGCAGGCCGTGGAGCAGGGCGTGCAACGCATCAACGGTGCGGCTGACGCCAGCCGCAGCCTCTCGAGCGGCATCACCGAGCAGGTGGGCGTGATGGAAGGCGAGGTCCGCCAGACGCGCGACGTGCTCGACGTGGCCGTGCGCCGCAGCGAGAGCGTGCTCGGCGTGTCCGAGCGGCTGATGGACCACCTTGCCTCGTGCGGCGTGCGCACGGCCGACTCCCCCTACATCGACCTGGCCCAGCAGACCGCCGCCCGCATCAGCCAGGCGCTCGAAGCGGCCGTGGCCGCCGGGCGGGTGACCCTGGCCGACCTGTTCGACGAGGCTTACAAGCCGGTCGCCGGCAGCGCCCCGGCTCAGCACCTCACGCGCTTCAACCGCCTGACCGACGAGCTCTTCCCCGAGGTGCAGGAGCCCGTGCTGAACACGCTGCCCGGCGTGGTGTTCTGCATTGCGGCCGACCGCAACGGCTACATCTCGACCCACAACCGCGCCTACTGCCATCCGCAGCGCCCCGGGGATGTCGCCTGGAACACCGCGCACAGCCGGTGGCGTCGCGTCTTCAACGACCGCACCGGTCTGGCTTCGGCGCGCAACCAGCGCCCCTTCCTGCTGCAGACCTACCGCCGGGACATGGGCGGTGGTCAGTTCGTGCTGCTGAAAGAGGCGGCCGCACCCATCGTGGTGCAAGGGCGACACTGGGGTGGCCTGCGCCTCGCCTACCGGTTCTGA
- a CDS encoding methyl-accepting chemotaxis protein: MPASPWYRGSDAVVLVAIGVTWLGALAYTVSYGGLALTFTVGLLILLAGLGVSRASNGQALSQCVLPVLGMAMVALLIHTSRGHNEAHFAVFAFMAVLVVYRRSMPVVLGAGAIAVHHLSFNQFQAWGWGPICFTEPSFMRVVEHALYVVAESAILLFLAARARADFRVAEQLMNVAERIQGEDGTVDLSVAHETPASPVTAKMFAALRHIEDAVSEVRVAAQAIQQATGEIAAGNQALSARTEQAAASIAETASSVEQIAATIKQTTDHAHEANTLAGSASRVAGQGGDAVHQVVDTMTGIQQASRKITDIIGVIDGIAFQTNILALNAAVEAARAGEQGRGFAVVAGEVRTLAQRSAEAAREIKQLITSSVEQVDTGTALVGNTGTIIGDVVEQVRRVTVLVGEITASSSEQNSGIGLLNSSINRLDEATQHNAALVEETAAAAASLRQQADALVASVSVFRTVR; this comes from the coding sequence TTGCCTGCATCCCCTTGGTATCGCGGCTCTGACGCCGTCGTGCTGGTAGCCATCGGCGTCACCTGGCTCGGGGCGCTCGCCTACACCGTGTCCTACGGGGGGCTGGCGCTGACCTTCACGGTCGGCCTGCTCATCCTGCTTGCCGGCCTGGGGGTGTCCCGCGCCTCCAATGGCCAGGCGCTCAGCCAGTGCGTGCTGCCGGTGCTCGGCATGGCCATGGTGGCGCTGCTCATCCACACATCCCGGGGCCACAACGAGGCCCACTTCGCCGTGTTCGCGTTCATGGCCGTGCTGGTGGTGTACCGGCGGTCGATGCCCGTGGTCCTCGGGGCCGGTGCCATCGCCGTCCATCACCTGAGCTTCAACCAGTTCCAGGCCTGGGGCTGGGGGCCGATCTGCTTCACCGAGCCCAGCTTCATGCGCGTGGTCGAGCACGCGCTGTACGTGGTGGCCGAATCGGCCATCCTGCTGTTCCTGGCTGCGCGGGCGCGGGCCGATTTCCGCGTGGCCGAGCAGCTGATGAACGTGGCCGAGCGCATCCAGGGTGAAGATGGAACCGTCGACCTCTCGGTGGCCCACGAAACACCCGCCAGCCCGGTCACGGCCAAGATGTTCGCCGCATTGCGTCACATCGAAGACGCCGTGAGCGAGGTGCGTGTCGCGGCCCAGGCCATTCAGCAGGCCACGGGCGAGATCGCGGCCGGCAACCAGGCCCTGAGCGCACGCACCGAACAGGCCGCGGCCAGCATCGCCGAGACGGCCTCCTCCGTCGAGCAGATTGCGGCCACCATCAAGCAGACCACCGACCATGCCCACGAGGCCAATACCCTGGCCGGCAGCGCCTCGCGCGTGGCGGGGCAGGGCGGCGATGCGGTGCACCAGGTGGTCGACACCATGACCGGCATCCAGCAGGCGAGCCGCAAGATCACCGACATCATCGGCGTCATCGATGGCATCGCCTTTCAGACCAACATCCTCGCGCTGAACGCGGCGGTGGAGGCCGCCCGCGCGGGTGAGCAGGGGCGCGGCTTTGCGGTCGTGGCCGGTGAGGTGCGCACCCTGGCGCAGCGCAGCGCCGAGGCCGCCCGCGAGATCAAGCAGCTCATCACCAGCAGCGTCGAACAGGTGGACACGGGCACGGCCCTGGTCGGCAACACCGGCACCATCATCGGTGACGTGGTCGAGCAGGTGCGCCGCGTGACCGTGCTGGTCGGCGAGATCACGGCATCCAGCTCCGAGCAGAACAGCGGCATCGGTCTGCTCAACAGCTCCATCAACCGGCTCGATGAGGCCACGCAGCACAACGCCGCGCTGGTGGAGGAAACGGCCGCCGCCGCAGCCAGCCTGCGTCAACAGGCCGATGCCCTGGTGGCCTCGGTCTCCGTGTTCCGCACCGTGCGTTGA
- a CDS encoding MinD/ParA family ATP-binding protein: MMRNARQPERKPDQGRLHHVDQAQGLRRMFASRVVRLVPVVANPTAGCGGKVLERLCSAYTGFGLHTLVVDASPQAREPGELVAFDLAEGIERLSDLVSYMPARGLPLRHVDAKGSCATLLDALAEAAPQADVILVHATASETVRLFAERARGQHVVPLVYSRDRAESLRDAYAAVKLLGQRGGWPTYDLLVCAPESSPLADEIAHRLSQCADAFLGMAQRSTVRLDANEPAEVEPTGRLQELAATLLRGALQHALSDAAFDHLMSPGAALPTCATPAIN; this comes from the coding sequence ATGATGCGCAACGCACGCCAACCGGAACGCAAGCCTGACCAGGGGCGACTGCATCACGTCGACCAGGCCCAGGGCCTGCGCCGGATGTTTGCATCGCGCGTGGTGCGCCTCGTGCCGGTGGTGGCCAACCCCACCGCGGGCTGCGGTGGCAAGGTGCTGGAGCGGCTGTGCAGCGCCTACACCGGCTTCGGTCTGCACACGCTGGTGGTCGATGCCAGCCCGCAGGCCCGAGAGCCCGGCGAACTGGTGGCCTTCGACCTGGCCGAGGGCATCGAGCGCCTGTCTGATCTCGTGAGCTACATGCCCGCACGCGGCCTGCCGCTGCGCCATGTCGATGCCAAGGGCTCATGCGCCACCCTGCTCGACGCCCTGGCGGAAGCCGCGCCGCAGGCCGACGTCATCCTTGTGCACGCCACGGCCAGCGAAACCGTGCGCCTGTTTGCCGAGCGGGCCCGCGGCCAGCACGTCGTGCCCCTCGTCTACAGCCGTGATCGGGCCGAGAGCCTGCGCGATGCCTACGCCGCCGTGAAGCTGCTGGGGCAGCGCGGCGGGTGGCCCACCTACGATCTGCTGGTGTGCGCCCCCGAGTCATCGCCGCTGGCCGACGAGATCGCGCACCGCCTGTCGCAGTGCGCCGATGCCTTCCTCGGCATGGCGCAGCGCAGCACGGTGCGCCTGGATGCCAATGAACCGGCCGAAGTCGAGCCCACCGGCCGTCTTCAGGAACTGGCGGCCACCCTGCTGCGCGGTGCCCTTCAGCACGCGCTCAGCGACGCCGCATTCGACCACCTGATGTCCCCCGGGGCTGCGCTGCCAACGTGCGCCACCCCCGCGATCAACTGA
- the argF gene encoding ornithine carbamoyltransferase, translated as MKPGHSLIKHYLQFKDLRAPEYAYLFERAAIIKKRFKNYEKYQPLADRTLAMIFEKASTRTRVSFEAGMYQMGGSVVHLTTGDSQLGRSEPIEDSAKVISRMVDLVMIRTYEQAKLTKFAANSRVPVINGLTNEYHPCQILADIFTYIEHRGSIQGKVVAWVGDGNNMANTWLQAAELLGFTVHVSTPNGYEVDPAVAGVSNPDCYKVFKDPMDACRGADLVTTDVWTSMGYEAENEARKKAFADWCVDAEMMAVAKPDALFMHCLPAHRGEEVEADVIDGPQSVVWDEAENRMHVQKALMEYLLLGRIG; from the coding sequence ATGAAGCCTGGACACAGCCTCATCAAGCATTACCTGCAGTTCAAGGATCTGCGGGCCCCCGAGTACGCCTACCTGTTCGAGCGCGCTGCCATCATCAAGAAGCGCTTCAAGAACTACGAGAAGTACCAGCCGCTGGCCGACCGCACGCTGGCGATGATCTTCGAGAAGGCCAGCACGCGCACGCGCGTGAGCTTCGAGGCCGGCATGTACCAGATGGGTGGCTCGGTGGTGCACCTGACCACGGGCGACAGCCAGCTGGGCCGCAGCGAGCCCATTGAGGACAGCGCCAAGGTGATCTCGCGCATGGTCGACCTGGTGATGATCCGCACCTACGAGCAGGCCAAGCTGACGAAGTTCGCGGCCAACTCGCGCGTGCCGGTCATCAACGGGCTGACCAACGAATACCACCCCTGCCAGATTCTGGCCGACATCTTCACCTACATCGAGCACCGCGGCTCGATCCAGGGCAAGGTGGTGGCCTGGGTGGGCGACGGCAACAACATGGCCAACACCTGGCTGCAGGCAGCCGAGCTGCTGGGCTTCACGGTGCACGTGAGCACACCCAATGGCTACGAGGTGGATCCGGCCGTGGCGGGTGTCTCGAATCCGGACTGCTACAAGGTCTTCAAGGACCCGATGGACGCCTGCCGTGGCGCCGACCTGGTGACCACCGACGTGTGGACCTCGATGGGCTACGAGGCCGAGAACGAGGCGCGCAAGAAGGCGTTTGCCGACTGGTGTGTCGATGCCGAGATGATGGCCGTGGCCAAGCCCGACGCGCTGTTCATGCACTGCCTGCCGGCCCACCGCGGCGAAGAGGTCGAGGCCGACGTGATCGACGGCCCGCAGTCGGTCGTGTGGGACGAGGCCGAAAACCGCATGCACGTGCAGAAGGCGCTGATGGAGTACCTGCTGCTGGGGCGCATCGGCTGA